The DNA sequence GCGAAACGTTCGCCACAATTCGGTTACGGAATTTATGAGAATGTTTTTACATCACTCGAAATCGAACGAATGGTAAACGCATCTGGTCCTACTGGTGGAGAGGTTGTACTGCGCGATAAAGTGACAATTCCCCGCAGAGTAGGGATTCTACATTGTGTCGGTAGTCGTGATGAGCTGACCAACAAACATTGCTCACGGGTATGTTGTATGTACTCGTTAAAACTCGCGCACCTGGTCAAAGAGCGCACTGGCGCAGAGGTGTACAATTTATACATCGATATGCGAACCCCCGGAAAAGGGTATGAGGAGTTTTACGACAAACTGCTCCATGAAAATGTGCACTTCATTCGCGGCCGCGCCGCCGAAGTTTCCGATTGGGCGGTTACCAACGAGGAAGAGAATAAACTGGTGATCCGGGTTGAGGATACACTACTTGGCATGGTGCGTCGAATTGCCGTCGATATGGTAATTCTTTCGGTTGGTCTCGAACCGCAGAAAGATGCTGATGATGTTCGTCGTCTCTTCAACATCAGTTGCAGTAAAGAGGGGTGGTTCCTTGAACGGCATCCGAAACTTGCACCAGTCTCCACATTCACCGATGGAATTTTCTTAGCGGGCGCTTGTCAAGGACCAAAGGACATCCCGGATACCGTTGCCCAAGCTGGTGCCGCAGCTGCCGAAGCGCTGATCTTGATTGACCGCGGTTATGTCGAGATGGAACCGAATACCGCCTTTATCGTCGAGGAACACTGCTCGGGTTGTCAAATCTGCGTCGGGCTATGTCCGTATTCGGCAATTTCATTCGATAAAACTAAGAAATCGTCGGCGGTAAATCCTGCTCTGTGTAAAGGGTGTGGAACTTGTGTAGCCTCTTGTCCATCAGCCGCCGCTCAGCAAAATCTCTTCACTGATGAACAAATCTTCGAAGAAATTGACGGGGTACTAAACTACCTCTAACAAAGTGAGACGAAACAGGCAGTCATTAACAAAGGAAGGGAGAAGAGCATAACGATTGTTTCTATTAGTGAAAAATATACCAACGTAGTTCTGTCGGATTATCGCTAATAGAGTTTGAAACCAATTCCTGGTTTTCACTTTGAATTCCTTGTAGTTGTGATAAACAGCTTAGGCAATATCCTTGATGGATGCGGGTTTGAAACAAAGGTAGTATTTGGCAAATTTGCCCCTGAGAACGTGTTGTAATATCTTTCAACTCGAAGCCGTCAGCAACTATAAGTGAAATCTTTCACGTAATCGGTTTGGAACGCGACATCGGCGGCTTCTACCGCTTCAGTTCATCGGAAGTACCTCGTTACCACTGCTGAGCATGTCGTTACCCAAGCCTATAGTTGTTCCTCGTGCAGGAAGAAAGTGAAATAATGGAGTGGAAAGGTTGGAAGAAGGTTAAGTACCAAGCGCAGCTATCGCCTTCTTTCGCTACGGATATCGCTGCTTTACCGGGGGGTGAAAAAATATTTAGCTGTATTCAATGCGGCAATTGCAGTGCGCTTTGCCCACTGAGTACATACATGGAGTATTCACCGCGGCGGATTATCGGTATGATTCGCGCGGGGTTTAAGGGGGAAGTCCTTACCAGTTATTCGACATGGCTCTGTGCATCCTGTTTCGCTTGTACGGTCGAGTGTCCGAAAGAAATAAAAATCACCGACATCATGTACGCCGTGAAGCAACAAGCGATTCGCGAGCATGTCTACAAGAAGCGATTTGCAATTCCGGTGTTAGCTCGTGAGTTTTATAATCAAGTATTGCA is a window from the bacterium genome containing:
- a CDS encoding 4Fe-4S dicluster domain-containing protein gives rise to the protein MEWKGWKKVKYQAQLSPSFATDIAALPGGEKIFSCIQCGNCSALCPLSTYMEYSPRRIIGMIRAGFKGEVLTSYSTWLCASCFACTVECPKEIKITDIMYAVKQQAIREHVYKKRFAIPVLAREFYNQVLQYGRTTEGLLVLKEGMKTNPFGMIKFTSLGLRLLFTGRLSFKLERLKSLPGGKGDLNTIMKALDKPPVTNATGRVA